A genomic stretch from Syntrophaceae bacterium includes:
- a CDS encoding DUF302 domain-containing protein, whose translation MSYGFTKELDLSFDRVRELVTEELKKEGFGILTEIDIREKFREKLGIDFRKYVILGACNPPNAHKSILAEENIGLMLPCNVIVYERGDKMVLSIVKPTVAMQMIDNEELRPVAVFIEEKLKRVFDAVQ comes from the coding sequence ATCAGCTACGGCTTTACGAAGGAGCTGGACCTTTCATTCGACCGGGTCCGGGAATTGGTGACGGAGGAACTGAAGAAAGAAGGCTTCGGGATTCTCACGGAGATCGACATCCGGGAGAAGTTCAGGGAGAAACTGGGAATCGATTTCAGGAAATATGTGATTCTGGGAGCCTGCAATCCGCCGAATGCGCACAAATCCATTCTGGCTGAAGAAAATATCGGGCTGATGCTTCCCTGCAACGTCATTGTTTACGAGAGGGGCGATAAAATGGTTCTCTCGATCGTCAAGCCGACGGTTGCCATGCAGATGATCGACAATGAGGAACTGCGACCGGTTGCCGTGTTCATCGAGGAAAAATTGAAACGGGTTTTTGACGCCGTTCAATAG